Part of the Salinigranum rubrum genome is shown below.
GTCTCGGTCGCCGTCGCGGCGGTCTCGGTCGCCGTCGCGGCGGTCTCGGTCGCCGTCGCGCGCCGTTTCGGTTTCGACGCGTCGGTCTCGGCGTCTCGTTCGTCCGCTCGCCTCTCGACAGCCGGCGCCATCGCCGCGCGGACCGGCGCGACCCGGGAGGGCGTGTTCCAGACGTTCACGTCCGGGACCATCCCAGAGACCGTTGCCGAGCGCGCCTCGGCGACGGCCATCGTGACCAAGCGCGCCCTCGACGTCGGCGACCGCCTCCAGCAGTCGGTCACGAAACTCGGCGAGCGGGCGACCGGCCGGGTCGACCCGCTGAAGGGTCCCACGGTGCCGTGAATCGGCTTACACCGAGGTGGCGTCGGTCAGTACCTCGACGAGCGCCGATCCGTCGCACGCGGACGCCCCGCCGCGGCGAACCTCGTGCCCGATGGCGAACACCGCGTCGGTCGTCGTCGATACCGTCCACCCGCCGACAGGTCACAGGACCGTATCCGCAGGGTGGGGTGGGAACTCGCACGACCCTCACGTGCTCGCTCGGAGACCCGACCACCGCAACGGTAACGTTCATGCGGCAGGCCCGTGGTAGGACGGATATGACTCTCGAGGGACTCGACGATCTGGACCGAGCGATCCTCGGCGCGCTCCAGCGCGACGCACGTCACACCTCTTCGGGCGAGATCGCAGAGCGAATGGACGTCTCCGCGTCGACCGTCCGAAAGCGCATCCAGCGGCTCGAATCGGAGGGAATCATCACCGGCTACCACGCCACGGTCGACTACGAGCGGGCCGGCTACCCGCTCTACATGGTGCTCATCTGCACCGCGCCGATCCCCGAGCGCGAGCGACTCGCGGACGAGGCGCTCACCGTCGCCGGGGTGGTCGACGTCCGCGAGATAGCCACCGGGACCGAGAACGTCCTGGTCACCGTCGTCGCCGCGGACGCCGAGGAGTTGACGGATTCGGCCCGCCGACTCGTCGAACTCGGCTTGACCATCGGCGAGGAGGAACTCATCCGCGGGGACCGCTCGACCCCGTTCGACGGGTTCGTCTCCGACGCGGCCGACGCCGCGGACCGGACGGAGTCGGCGGAGTCGTCTGACACGCCCTGACGGACAGTCGGCTCACTCCTCGAAGTCGTCCGGGCTGGTGAAGTCGCCAGTCTCGACCGTCGCCTCGCACAGCACGCAGCCGTCGTCGAGGAGCGCCGCCCGGAGGCCGCTGTCGACGGCCGTCTCGACGCTTCGGGAGGTGCCCGTCGACGGCGTCGACGACCGACGAGTCGGAACGTCTTTTCTCCCGCCGACTGTATCGCCGATATGACTCTCGATCCCGACCTCGACGTCCGCGCCGTCGGCGACCTCCGCCCGGCCGAGCGGGAGGCGCTGTTCGCGCGCGACGCCGGCGTCGCCGAAATCCGGAGCGACGTCCGCGACATCGTGACGCGCGTCAGCGACGAGGGCGACGTCGCCGTCCGCGACTTCTCCCGCGAGTTCGACGGCGTCGAAGTCGGCAACATCGACGTGACGGATCAGGCCGAGCGTGCCGTGGAGGAGGTGGACGACCGAGTCCTCGAAGCGATTCGGACCGCCATCGACAACGTCCGGTCGTTCCACGAGCGTCAGGTGCCCGAGGACTGGCGTGTGGAAGAAGCGGGCCGCGAACTCGGGCGACGCTTCCGCCCCATCGAGCGCGTCGGCGTCTACGTCCCCGGCGGTGCGGCGGCCTATCCGTCGAGCGCCATCATGGGCGTCGTTCCGGCCGTCGTCGCCGGCGTCGAACACGTCGCCGTCGCCACGCCGCCCGCCGACGAGATGAACCCGGTCACGCTCGCAGCCATCCACGAGGCCGGCGCCGACCGGGTGTACGCCATCGGCGGTGCGCAGGCCGTCGCCGCCCTCGCGTACGGGACCGACACGGTGAACCGCGTCCAGAAGGTCGTCGGCCCCGGAAACCGGTGGGTGACGGCGGCGAAGGCCGAGGTCCGGGGCGAGGTGGAAATCGACTTCCTCGCCGGCCCGTCCGAGATTCTCGTCCTCGCCGACGACTCGGCGCGAGCGGAGTACGTCGCCGCGGACCTGCTCGCCCAGGCCGAACACGACCCGAACGCCTCCGTCGTCTGCGTCACCGACTCCGAGCGGGTCGCGGAGGCGGTCGTCGGGGCGGTGCGTGAACACCTGCCCGCACGCGAGCGCAGCGAGGTCGCACGGGAGGCCGTCGAGAACGACGCGTCCGGCGTGTTCCTCGCGCGGTCGATGCCCGAGGCCGTGCTCTTCGCCGAAGAGTACGCCGCCGAACACCTCTCGATTCAGGCAGCGGACGACGAGGCCCTCCTCGACAGGATATCGAACGCCGGCAGCGTCTTCCTCGGCCCGTACACGCCTGTCGCGGCCGGCGACTACGCCTCGGGCACCAACCACGTCCTGCCCACGGGAGGCGGCGCACGCCTCCACGGGGGGCTCTCGGTCGACACGTTCCTCCGGTCGTCGACGGTTCAGCGCTTGTCGAAGGAGGCGCTCGGAGCGCTCTCGGAGACCATCACGACGCTCGCGGAGGCCGAGGGGCTTGAGGCGCACGCCGAGAGCGTCCGGACGCGTCTGGACGACGAAGCCGGTAACTAAAAGCGCGAGCGGAGAGTCCACCGCGAGCATGGTGCCGTTCGACGAAGTCGACCGTGAGACCCTCCTCTCGGGCCGACGCGACTGGATGGACTCGGACCACGCAGCGGCGCTCTCGCGGCATCCGCTGGACTGCCTGGAGACCGAGTACCCCCACTACGTCGGGGCCGTCGGCGGTTCGGGCGAGGCACCCTCTCCGAAGCGACAGCACCCGGTCTTCTACGGCTGTTTCGACTGGCACTCCGCCGTCCACAGCCACTGGTGTCTGATCCGTCAGTTGCGACTGTTCGAGGACCACCCCGACGAAGCCGCCGTCACCCGGAGCATCTCGGGGCGGTTCACCGCGGCGAACGTCGAGCGGGAAGTCGAGTACCTCGACGACCATCCGTCGTTCGAGCGACCGTACGGCTGGGCGTGGCTCCTGCGACTCGCCGCCGAACTCCACCTCTGGGACGACGAGCGTGCGGACGAGTGGCGCGCCGTCCTCCGACCGCTCGAACAGTCGGTCGTTGACCTCGTGCGGGACGGGTTTCTCTCCCGGCAACGGCCGATTCGCGTCGGCACGCACCACAACTCCGCGTTCGCGCTCCAGTGCGTTCTCGACTACGCGGCGGTCACAGGGGCGGACGGCCTCGCCGTCGCCGCCCGGGAGCGGTCACGGGCGTTCTTCGAGGGTGACCGGAACTACCCCGTCGAGTACGAGCCGATGGGGTTCGACTTCCTCTCGCCGGCGCTCGCGGAGGCGGACCTGATGCGCCGCGTGCTCGACCGTGAGGCGTTCGTGGCCTGGGTCGACGAGTTCCTGCCCGAACTGACGGAACCGCCGTACGACGGGGCCCTCGACCCGGTCGAGGTGGACCCCGAATCCGCGGACGGGAGCGAACTCCACCTGGTCGGCCTGAACCTCTCGAAGGCGTGGTGTCTGGCGGGTGTGGGCTCGGCGCTCGGCGACCACCGGTACGCGACGGCGTTCGAGCGGAGCGCCGAACGGCACGCCGTGGAGGGCCTGGAGCGGGCGTTCACCGACGACTACGCCGGGGCGCACTGGCTCTCGTCGTTCGTGCTGTACCTGCTGACGCGAAACGAGGGCGGGGTCGCCCCCGTCGATGGCCGTCCGGACGCCTGACACCGGGACGACACCGGCCACCACAGGTCCCTGCGTCAACGTTAACTCGCTGGATGAGTGAGTAAGGGTATGAGCGCAGAAGCGGCTAACGGGGAGGAAGCTCCCGTCAGAGTGACGGAGGTCGCGGCCTCCGAGGCGCTGTCGCTCCTGGAGGGCGAGGGCCTCGACACGGACGTCGCGGGCCTTCGACTGTTCGTCCAGCAGGGCGGCTGCGCCGGGCTCTCGTACGGGATGCGGTTCGACGACGAACCGGAACCGGACGACGCCGTCACCGAGCACCACGGCCTCCGAATCTTCGTCGACCCGGCCTCACAGAAGTACATCGGCGGCTCCACCCTCGACTACGAGGCCGGCCTCCAGGCGGCGGGCTTCCACGTCGAGAACCCCAACGTCGTCAGCGAGTGCGGCTGCGGCGAGTCGTTCCGGACGTAGGCCTCTCACCTCCGCTCGCTCTCGCCCCGAAGACCAACCTATTTCACGGCCACCCGTGACGCTCAGACATGACCACGGGTGCGGACCTCTTCGTCGAAGCCCTCGAATCGTACGGCGTCACCCGCCTGTTCGGTAACCCGGGGACGACGGAACTCCCGCTGATGCAGGCCATCGGCGACAGCGACGTCGAGTACGTCCTCGGCCTCCACGAGGACGTGGCCGTCGCCGCGGCGAGCGGCTACGCGACGTCCCGCCGCTACGACAGCCACAGAGAGTCGGGAGTGCTCCCGCTGGGCGTCGTGAACCTCCACCTCGCCGGGGGGCTCGGCCACGGCCTCGGTAACCTCCTGAACGCGGACTTCTCGGGCGCGCCACTGCTCGTGACCGCCGGCAACCACCACCGCGACTTCCAGCAGGAAGAGCCCATCCTCTCCGGCGACCTGGTGTCGCTCGCCGAGCAGTACACGAAGTGGGCCGCGGAGGTCAAGGACGTCGCGGCGCTGCCGACGATGGTTCGCCGGGCGGTCCGGACCGCGCTGACGCCGCCGACGGGTCCCGTCTTCCTCGCGCTGCCGGTCGACGTCCAGCAGGCCGAAACGGACCAGGGACCACAGCGGCTGGGCCCGATTCCGACCGCCGGGCGGGGTGACAGCGCGGCCATCGACGACGCGGCGCGGGTCGTCGCCGAGGCGAGAGAGCCGGTGGTCGTCCTCGGCGACGAGGTGGCCCGGAGCGGCGGCGTCGACTCCGCAGTCGAGTTCGCGGAGGCCGCCGGCGCGCGCGTTCACGGCGAAATCCTCGCCGGCGAGGTGAACTTCCCATCCGAACACGAGCAGTGGCGCGGCCCGCTGTCGACGCGGGCGGGCTACACGGCGACGGCGATGGACACCGACACGCTCGTCTTCGTCGGCTGTTCGACGAACACGACCGTCTCCCGACCGACCGAGCCGCTGGTCCCCGACGACGCCACCTGCGTCCACGTGACGAACGACGGCTGGGAACTCGGCAAGCACGCGCCCGCCGACGTGGCGGTGCTCGGCGACCCCGCGCAGGTGCTCTCGGAACTCGCCGACAGCGTGCGAGAGGCGGTCGACGAGGACGAACGCGCCCGGCGACTCGACGCCGTCCGCGCGTGGGGGGCCGAGGGGAACGAGCCCCCGGACGTCGCCGACGGCCGCTCGACGAAACACGGACTCGCACGGGCGCTCGCCCGCGTCGCACCCGAGGCAGTCGTCGTCGACGAGGGCATCACGGCGAGCCCCGCCCTCCACTCGACCTTCCCGTTCGAGCCGACGCAACTCGTCGGCGAGAAGGGCGGCAGCCTCGGCTTCGGGGTCGGCGCGGCGGCCGGCGTCGCCCTCGCAGAACGCGAGGCCGGCCGCGACCGCTCGGTGGTCGCGTACGTCGGCGACGGCTCGTACCTCTACTACCCGCAGGCCATCTACACCGCGGTGCGGTACGGTCTCGACCTCACGGTCGTGGTGCCCGACAACCGCAACTACCGTATCCTGAAGGAGAACACGGCGCTGCTCATGGGGGGCGAACCGGACGACTACGAGTACGAGGGGGTCGACTTCGACCCCCCGGCCGACCTGGTCGCGAGCGCCGAGAGCTACGGCGCGCTGGGCCTGCGCGTCGACGACCCGGCCGAACTCGACGCGACCCTCGAACGGGCGCTCGGTCACGACGGCCCCGCGCTCGTCGACGTCCCGGTGACCGACGACGGCTGAGCGACGACGGCTGACCGACCGCGCCTGAGCGTCGACAGGATATAAACCACCGGAACCGTGTGGATGGGTATGCAACTCGAAGCCGCCCAGACGAAGACCGGTGACACGGTGTACGTCGCCGAAGACGAACCCGAGCGGGGGTCGAAGGGACCCTTCTACGTCGTCTACGTCACGCCGGACCGCGAGACGCGCTGGGGTACCGCTGTGGCAACTGCGACTCGCTCGACACCGCGATGGACACGATGGGGCGCATCGAGTGTAACGACTGCCGGAACGTCCGCAAACCCGAGGAGTGGGACGCGGCCCACGAGTGACCGGGGCCGGAGGTCCGGCAGCGCCGCTGTCACCGTGTCTCGCTTCACCCACACGACGGCGTGCGGTCGCTGCCGGACCGACAGCGGCCTCTCTCAGCCTGTGAGACGGGTGACAAGATTTATCATGGCGTGAGTGGTATCGATTCCCACATGGCCCCTGTTACCATGCCGCCTGTAGAGGAGGCACGGGCCATCTTCCGACGTCTCGGGTACGAGGTGTCGGGGAATGGCCCGGAACTGCTGGCCGAACGCAAGTGGCGGACCGTCCGCGTAACCGCACTCGGCGGGGACGCGGAGCACGCCGTCGCCGACGGCGGGTCCGTCCGCGAGGCCGACTATCGATTCCAGTGCTTCGTCACCTGGACGGACCGAACAGGGGAACTCGTCGACTGCCTCCGGCGCGCGGCGCCGGAGTGTGAGTGGGCGGTCATCGGCGTCGACCACGACTCCGAGGAGTACGACGTCGTCCACGGGACCGAGGCGGCGCCGGCGTCGGCGTAACGCTCGCCGCCGCGAGACTCGTTCTCACACTCGATTTATGCGTCGGAGACGCGAACAGTAGGTATGTTCGTCGGCCACGCCGCCCTCGCGTTCGCGGTCGTCGCCGGACTCGCCGCCCGACGGGTCGAGCGCCGCCAGGCGCTCCTCGTCGGCCTCGTCGCGGCCGCGTTCGCGGCGATTCCCGACGTCGACATGCTCTACGCACCGGTCGGTCTCGTCGGCGCGCGACTCGACGCGCTCGCGATGGCCTCCGCGTTCTGGTCGACCTCCACGGTGGTCCACCGCGGCGTGACCCACTCGCTCGTCGTCGCGTTCCTCGTCGGCTGTGTCGCCCTCCTGTGGTTCGTCGGGACCCGGAGGAGACACTCGTCCCGCGGCACGGGTGCGCTCGTCGGAAGTCTCGGCCTCGGAACCGCGCTCGTCGTCGGCGTCGGACTCGACACCGGCGCGCTCGGCGGGGCCGTCACCGCCCTGTTCGTCGCCAGCGCCGTGGGCGTGGCGTGGGCGACGGCGCGCCGGACAGACCTCGGCGTCCGTCCTGTCGCGGTCGCCGCCGCGTTCGGCCTCCTCTCACACCCCTTCGGCGACGTGTTCACCGGAACGCCGCCGGCGTTCCTCTACCCGTTCGACGTCGTACTCGTCTCGGAGCGCGTCACCCTCGCGGGCGACCCGACGCTTCACCTCCTCGCGGCGGGCGCGCTGGAACTGCTCACTATCTGGTTCGCCCTCTCCGTCCTCGTCGACGGCTCCGAACTGAGCGTCCGCGACCTGATCGCCCCGCGGGTCGCCGTCGCCGTCGGCTACGCCGTGAGCGTCTTCTTGATCCCGCCGCCGACGCTCGACCTCTCGTACCCGTTCGTCCTCAGCGTCGTCTCGGTCGGCGCCATCGGCGTCATTCCACACCTGCACCTCCGGAAGTCGCGTCGACGCCGGGTGTCCGTTCCCAGCCGAACCACGGCGTTCGTCACGGCGCTGGCGGCCGTGACCGTCGCGTGGGGGGCGTACGCGGTGGCCTACCTCGTCGTGTGACTCGTCCGCAGTCGCGTTCGAGCGTCGCCGACCGTCCGTCGTCGAAAGGGGTTTGTCCCACTCCTCCCCTGTCGTACGTATGTCGCGACCCAGTGGACTGCGGCCGGTCGTCGAGAGCGCGCGGCTGAACGCGGCGCTCGCGTGGGCGCTCGTCGTCCTGCTCGTCGCCGCCGTCGCCGTCAACGCCCTCCAGGGGCACGTCGTCTGGGCCGGCTTTACCGCCGTGCTCGTCGTGCTCGCGGTGATACCCGCCGTGCGCTACGGGAACCCGGCCGCGATGCTGCCGTGGGAGGTCCTGCTCCTGGCGTCGCTTCCAGTCGTGGGGCGGACGTTCATCGTCGGCCAGCGCGTCGGCGAGTTCACGCTCACCGGTCGGGTGACGACGTACCTGGCCGTCGCCGCCGTGGCGCTCGTCATCGCCGTCGAACTCGACGTGTTCACTCCCGTCCGAATGAACGAGGCGTTCGCGCTGCTGTTCGTCGTCGTCACGACGACGGCCGCCGCGGGCGTCTGGGCCGTCACGCAGTGGACGGCCGACCTCTTCCTCGGGACGTCGCTGCTCCTCGATGGGCGGCCGGAGGCGGTCATCGAGCGTGAACTCATGTGGGACTTCGTCGCCGCGACGGTCGCCGGACTGTTCGCGGGGGTCCTCTTCGAGTACTACTTCCGCCGGCGAGAGCGCGTCCGTGCCCCCCTCGAAGAGGTGGTCGAGGGATGAGACTCCGCGACCGACTTCGCATCGGCGTGACGACCCAGCGCCGCCTCTCGCGGGCGATGCAGGTCGTCCTCGTCGGCCTGGTGTTCATCGGCCTCGACCGCGGGAACGTCGGTATCATCGCCAACAGCGCCATCGCGCTCGGGGTGACGTACCTGCCGGCGACGCTCGAACGCGACTACCACATCCCGATGGACGCCGGCCTGACGCTGTGGATCACCACGGCGGTGTTCCTCCACGCGCTCGGCACCGTCGGCCTCCCGGGGTCGCAACTCAGCTTCTACCAGACGCTCTGGTGGTGGGACCACCTCACCCACGCGCTCTCGGCGTCGGTCGTCGCGGCGGCCGGCTACGCCACCGTCCGCGCCATCGACCTCCACACCGAACAGGTGTACCTCCCCCCGAAGTTCACCTTCGTCTTCATCCTGCTTTTCGTCGTCGCCTTCGGCGTCCTCTGGGAGGTCATCGAGTTCGCCGTCGGCGGCCTCGCTTCCCTCGTCGGCGGGGACGCCGTCCTCACCCAGTACGGCCTCGGGGACACCCTCTTGGACCTCGTGTTCAACACGATCGGCGGCGTCCTCGTCGCCGTCTGGGGCACCGCGTACCTCGGCGACGTCGTCGGCGCGCTCGCCCGGCGTTTCGACGCCCGGACGTCCGAGTAGTCGTCTCGGTCCCGCGTCTCCGTCGACGGTCCGCGTGCGATTCGTTATCGTTGTAGAGAATGTAAGACTAACGTATATATGCGCACGTACACCTCGGTACACTCGATTGTATGTTCAGTGCGGATACGCGGGGGGCGACCGTCCAGGTGGGGGCGATTCTCCTCTTCGGGATGATAATCGTCTCGATGTCGTTTCACCAGTCGTTCGTCGTCCCACAGGAGAACCGGGCGGTCGAGTTCGAACACCAGACCGACGTCGAGAACGAACTGAAGCGGCTTCGGAACGCCGTTCTCAGTTCGGCGCTCACGGACACGGACCGGTCGACGGAGGTGACGCTGGGGACGGCGTACCCACAGCGGACGATGTTCGTCAGCCCGCCGCCGGCGAGCGGACGCCTCCGGACGACGTCGCTCGGTCCGGTCGTCGTCGGCGGAGCGACCGCCGCGGGCGAGACCGGCGACTACTGGAACGGGACGAACCGCTCGTTCGTCACGAGCGACGTGGTCTACGAGCCGAGCTACACGGAACTGCAGAACCCCCCGACGACGCGGTACGAACACTCCGTGCTGTACGACAGCTACGGCGAGGACAACGCCGTCGCACAGACCGGTCAGGTGCTCGTCGACGGGACGCAGGTGACGGTGGTCGTGGTCAACGGCTCGTACCAGGCGGCGCAGACGAAGGCGACGTCGGTCGACCTCGACGTCGTGAGCGGCTCCACCCGGTCCGTCTCGGTGACCGACGGCGGCGACCCGGTCACGCTGACGATTCCGACCAACCTCCCGGAGGACGACTGGCGCGCGCTGCTCGAAGACGAACTGGACCTGGGCGCGCTGGCGCAGGAACTCGACACCGACTTCGAGGGCGGGTCGTTCGGCGCGTGGACCGAAAACGCCGCCGAGGCGGGCGTCGACGGCAGCCACGACGGCACGACGGCTCCGGGTCCCGAGTCGGGCTACCTCGACTCGCACGGGACGGTCACCTCGCCGACGATGAACACGAGCGGGTCGGTCTCCATCGACGTCTCGTTCTGGTGGCAGATGGACGCCGACCGACCGCCCGAGTCGAGTCAGAACGAGGACCTCATCGTCGAGTACCGGGACGTGAGCGGCTCGTGGGTCGAGGTCGACCGCGTCGACTCGGCGAATCCGAGCGTGACCCCGGAACCGAGGGAACGCGGAGCTTCACCATCACGGACCCCGACGCGATGCACGAGGACTTCCGCTTCCGCTTCCGACAGGAGGGGTCGTCGAGCGAGGACCGCTGGCACTTCGACAACGTCGACATCACCTCCGACACCGGCTCGGGTGACAACGACGCGTACATCGCCGGCTTCTCGTACAACGCCACGCCGGACCCGAACCGCCTGACGCTCACGTTCGAGCGCAACGCCCAGTACCAGCTCCGGATGGCGAAGCTGGGTGTCGGCAGCGACGTCGACACGTCCGACGCGGCGGCGCACTACATCGTCGACGTGCGGGGGAGCGCAACCGGCGTCGCGACCGACGGGCGTCGGAAGCTCGTCGCGGAGGTCCGCGACCGGTACAACAACCCCGTTCCGGGTGTGACGGTGAACGTGACCGGCGTCCCCGCCAGCCGGCTCAGCGCCACCACCGTGACGACGGACGTCGACGGACGCGCCGCGGTCACCTACACCGCGCCCGACGCCACGACGGCGGAGACCGTCACGATGGAGTTCGACGGCGGCACGACCGACCGACAGCGCGCGACGTTCGACCTGTACGTCGGTGGCGGCGGCGGCGGTGGCGGCAGCGGCGGGCTGGCGTGGACCACGGCGGCCGACTGGGACGCCCGCTCGGACGAGCGCGGCGTGGTGCATGAGTCACAGACCGACACGGACTGGCCCGGCGGCGGCGCCATCGAACTCGGCTACCAGTCGGACGACGAGAGCGGCGACTCGCTCGTGAGCTACTGGCCGCTCGACGAGGACTCGGGAACGACGGGCTCGACCGTGACGGACGTCGCCGGCCCTCACGACGGGACGCTCGTCGGCGCGAACGGCGGGGACGACGGCGTCTTCGGTCGCACCGCGTACGACTTCGCGCGCCCCAACGACGAGTACGTCGACCTCGGCGACGTCGACGCCGGCGACGACACCGACCGCCTCACGATTTCGGCGTGGTTCAACGCCGAGTCGTTCAGCGACCACGACCCGCGAATCGTCTCGAAGGCCCACGGGGAGTCCGCGGGGGACCACATCTGGATGATGAGCGAGGACGGCAACGAGTTGCGCGTCCGACTCCGGACCGACGGGAGCACCCAGACCCACTACGGGCCGAGCATCTCGACGGGAACGTGGACTCACGGCGTGATGACGTACGACGGCTCGCAGGTGTGTGTCTACGTCGACGCCGGGACGCCCGACTGTTTCGCCCAGAGCGGGTCGATTCCGGCGTCGGACGACCCGACGTACCTCGGCGCGAGCACGGGTGACTCGGGCGGGGTAGACCGCTTCTGGGACGGCCAGATAGACGAAGTGCGCATCTACGACCGTGCGCTCTCCGAGTCGGAGGTGCAGACCCTCCACGACGCGTCGACGAGCGGGTACCTCGTGACGGACTGGCGGAACGAGTCCAGCGCGATGGACGTGAGCGCGATGGAACTGTCGAGCGTCGGCGCGTCGGTCCCGTCCGGGACCTCCGTGACGGTGTACGTCCAGAGCGACACCGATGGCGACGGCTCCGTCGACGAGACGAGCAACGCCATCACGGTCGACGGGTCGACGGGGTCGTACGCGGTCGAGGGGCTCTCGACCGACACGGACACGTTCCGGCTTCGGGTCGAACTCGCCTCGTCGGGGCCGACCGAGAGCCCGACGTTCTCCGGCGCGGAACTCAGCTCCACGTAGGGAGAGCTTTCGGCTGCGGCGTGTGATTTTTTGTCCCCCTGACCCGAACGTGTCACCATGGTCTACAAGAAGATCACGCTCATCGGCCGCAGTTCGGAGAGCTTCGACGCCGCCGTCGACGACGCCATCGACCGGGCGAACGACACACTCGACAACGTCCACTGGGTCGAGGTCGACGAACTCGGCGTCGAAATCGCCTCCGTCGACGACCGGGAGTACCAGGCCGAGGTGACCGTCGCCTTCGAACTCGAGAACGACGAGTAACGAGTAGACCCAGACCGAGAGCGCGACCTTTTATTTTCGGACGCTCCTCCGACAGAGCGATGGCTCGGCTGCTGCAGTACTCCGACGTCGAGAACGTCTACGACGACCCGGTCCGCGCCGGCCGCCTCGCCGGTCGCCTCCGCGAACTGTCGGGGCCGGACGCCCTCGTCGTCGGGACGGGTGACAACACCGCCCCGGGCGTCGTCGCGCTCGCGGCGCGGGGTCGGCAGGCGCTCGATCTCTTCGACGCGGTCGACACCGGCTTCGAGACGTTCGGCAACCACGACTTCGACTTCGGCCCCCGGGCGACGCTCGACGTCGTCTCCGATTCGAACGTAGCGTGGGTGAGTGCCAACGTCCACTCCGACGGCGACCGGTTCGGACGCGGTGACGGCGTCGTCCCCCACGCCGTCGCGCGGATCGACGGCGAGCGCGTCGGTCTCGTCGGCGTCACGGACCCCGCAACCGGTTCGCTCAACCCGATGGCCGCCGACGTGACGTTCACCGACCCCGTCGAGGCGGTGCGGGAAGCGGTCGATTCGCTCGGGAGCGTCGACCACGTCGTCGCCCTCTCGCACCTCGGTGCGGGCGACGACGCGCTCGCCGCTCTCGATGGCATCGACGCCGTTCTCGGCGGGCACGTCCACAGCCGCCGGAACGAGGTGGTGAAGGGGACGCGCTGCACCCGACCCGGGGTCAACGGGGCGGCCGTGTGCGAGGTCGACCTCGCCACGGGGGAGGCGACGCTGCACGAGACCACATCCGCGGACCCGTACGAACCGCTCGTCGAGTCGCTCGAGCGCCGCGTCGTCGCGGCCGGCTTCGACGAGGTGCTCGCCCGCGTCGACGAACCGCTCCACCGGGACCACGGGACGGTGTTCGGCGGGGAGTGTCGCGTCGGCAACCTCGTCGCAGACGCGTACCGCTGGGCCACCGAGTCGGACGTGGGGCTCCAGAACAGCGGCGGCATCCGCGAGGGGCCGCCCCTCTCGGGACGGGTCACCACCGGCGACCTCGTGAGCCTCGTCCCCTTCGAGGAGCAGGTCGTCACGGCCGAGGTGACGGGGAGGGAACTCGAAGCGATTCTCCGCGAGTCGGCCGGGGAGAACCTCGCGTTCGGCGACCCCGACTGGTGGCACGGCCACGTCAGCGGCGTCTCGATGACGGTTTCGGGAGAAGGGGTGACGGACGTCCTCGTCGGGGGCGAACCGCTCGACCCGGCGGCGACGTACACG
Proteins encoded:
- a CDS encoding Lrp/AsnC family transcriptional regulator, which encodes MTLEGLDDLDRAILGALQRDARHTSSGEIAERMDVSASTVRKRIQRLESEGIITGYHATVDYERAGYPLYMVLICTAPIPERERLADEALTVAGVVDVREIATGTENVLVTVVAADAEELTDSARRLVELGLTIGEEELIRGDRSTPFDGFVSDAADAADRTESAESSDTP
- a CDS encoding DUF7560 family zinc ribbon protein; the protein is MESHIGDTVGGRKDVPTRRSSTPSTGTSRSVETAVDSGLRAALLDDGCVLCEATVETGDFTSPDDFEE
- the hisD gene encoding histidinol dehydrogenase, which gives rise to MTLDPDLDVRAVGDLRPAEREALFARDAGVAEIRSDVRDIVTRVSDEGDVAVRDFSREFDGVEVGNIDVTDQAERAVEEVDDRVLEAIRTAIDNVRSFHERQVPEDWRVEEAGRELGRRFRPIERVGVYVPGGAAAYPSSAIMGVVPAVVAGVEHVAVATPPADEMNPVTLAAIHEAGADRVYAIGGAQAVAALAYGTDTVNRVQKVVGPGNRWVTAAKAEVRGEVEIDFLAGPSEILVLADDSARAEYVAADLLAQAEHDPNASVVCVTDSERVAEAVVGAVREHLPARERSEVAREAVENDASGVFLARSMPEAVLFAEEYAAEHLSIQAADDEALLDRISNAGSVFLGPYTPVAAGDYASGTNHVLPTGGGARLHGGLSVDTFLRSSTVQRLSKEALGALSETITTLAEAEGLEAHAESVRTRLDDEAGN
- a CDS encoding DUF2891 domain-containing protein gives rise to the protein MVPFDEVDRETLLSGRRDWMDSDHAAALSRHPLDCLETEYPHYVGAVGGSGEAPSPKRQHPVFYGCFDWHSAVHSHWCLIRQLRLFEDHPDEAAVTRSISGRFTAANVEREVEYLDDHPSFERPYGWAWLLRLAAELHLWDDERADEWRAVLRPLEQSVVDLVRDGFLSRQRPIRVGTHHNSAFALQCVLDYAAVTGADGLAVAARERSRAFFEGDRNYPVEYEPMGFDFLSPALAEADLMRRVLDREAFVAWVDEFLPELTEPPYDGALDPVEVDPESADGSELHLVGLNLSKAWCLAGVGSALGDHRYATAFERSAERHAVEGLERAFTDDYAGAHWLSSFVLYLLTRNEGGVAPVDGRPDA
- a CDS encoding HesB/IscA family protein; this translates as MSAEAANGEEAPVRVTEVAASEALSLLEGEGLDTDVAGLRLFVQQGGCAGLSYGMRFDDEPEPDDAVTEHHGLRIFVDPASQKYIGGSTLDYEAGLQAAGFHVENPNVVSECGCGESFRT
- a CDS encoding thiamine pyrophosphate-binding protein; the encoded protein is MTTGADLFVEALESYGVTRLFGNPGTTELPLMQAIGDSDVEYVLGLHEDVAVAAASGYATSRRYDSHRESGVLPLGVVNLHLAGGLGHGLGNLLNADFSGAPLLVTAGNHHRDFQQEEPILSGDLVSLAEQYTKWAAEVKDVAALPTMVRRAVRTALTPPTGPVFLALPVDVQQAETDQGPQRLGPIPTAGRGDSAAIDDAARVVAEAREPVVVLGDEVARSGGVDSAVEFAEAAGARVHGEILAGEVNFPSEHEQWRGPLSTRAGYTATAMDTDTLVFVGCSTNTTVSRPTEPLVPDDATCVHVTNDGWELGKHAPADVAVLGDPAQVLSELADSVREAVDEDERARRLDAVRAWGAEGNEPPDVADGRSTKHGLARALARVAPEAVVVDEGITASPALHSTFPFEPTQLVGEKGGSLGFGVGAAAGVALAEREAGRDRSVVAYVGDGSYLYYPQAIYTAVRYGLDLTVVVPDNRNYRILKENTALLMGGEPDDYEYEGVDFDPPADLVASAESYGALGLRVDDPAELDATLERALGHDGPALVDVPVTDDG
- a CDS encoding DUF7116 family protein — its product is MAPVTMPPVEEARAIFRRLGYEVSGNGPELLAERKWRTVRVTALGGDAEHAVADGGSVREADYRFQCFVTWTDRTGELVDCLRRAAPECEWAVIGVDHDSEEYDVVHGTEAAPASA
- a CDS encoding metal-dependent hydrolase, with amino-acid sequence MFVGHAALAFAVVAGLAARRVERRQALLVGLVAAAFAAIPDVDMLYAPVGLVGARLDALAMASAFWSTSTVVHRGVTHSLVVAFLVGCVALLWFVGTRRRHSSRGTGALVGSLGLGTALVVGVGLDTGALGGAVTALFVASAVGVAWATARRTDLGVRPVAVAAAFGLLSHPFGDVFTGTPPAFLYPFDVVLVSERVTLAGDPTLHLLAAGALELLTIWFALSVLVDGSELSVRDLIAPRVAVAVGYAVSVFLIPPPTLDLSYPFVLSVVSVGAIGVIPHLHLRKSRRRRVSVPSRTTAFVTALAAVTVAWGAYAVAYLVV